caaaaatatggcCACTGGAGTTGGCTCGTTTTACAAAGGATCTGACCTGATTCATGACTACAGCTGTTCCACCTGTGAGGAAAATGACCTTAACACTGAAGCCCAGCACTTCTGCCCACAGTGTGAACACTATATGTGTGATAAGTGTGTGAAGTTACATGGGGGTTATTTCAagaaacatgttgtttatgGGCGTGGAGACATTAAGAAGTGGGCTGGGTTCTCCATGGATATATGTGACCAACATGGCAACAAGCTAGAGGTCCACTGTGATGACCACCAGGAATTGTGCTGCAGTGTCTGTGTGGCCCTTAACCACAGGTGAGAGTTTTACCATAGGCTATTAGCTGATCACTGTTAATTTACATGCTATTTTTATGTCTCCCGCTATGCGTTTATCATATCTGTCCGTCTGTTTTTATGTCTTTATTGACTGTCACATTTTCATGTCCGTTCTGAATTTCGTAAATGGCTTGAAGGATTTTTATAAAGCTCTGATCAAATTGTAACCATAATGGAACAATGTGCAGAACCAATATTTCAGGTCACAATTTTAAGATCAAAGGTGTAATTGAAAGCTTTTATGTCTGCTCCGTACCTTTTTAACCAATGTAAGGATTTCCCCGAAACTAGGGTTAAATGTTTACCCCTTCAAGACAACTTGCAGAATCCATATTCCAAGCACGCCGGCTCAAAGTCAAGGGCAAAGATTCATGTCAAAGGTTCGAGCCATAGATTTTGTGTTAGCTCCGTATcgcctgattttttttaaatgatcgtTAAAACGTGTCAAATGTTCACCACATCAAGATAATACGCAGAAATCACTTTCCAGGCGCGCAAGCTCAAGGTAACGGTCCCAGTTCATAGGTTCGAGCCATATATTTTTTGTGGGCTCCGTATCTCATCAACCTCTTCAAGAAATGTCGTTAAACTTACAACAAATTTCACTTCATATAGACGACAAGCAGAATACACATAACATGTGCACCTGCACAGTCTATTAAAGGACAGGTAAACattttcatagaatttaatGAAAGAAGGGTATGTGTTAACCACATTTACACGATACCTAGTATGCATAAACCAGATTTCAGGTGTGCtggctcaaggtcaaggtcaacattAAAGGTCAAAGATTTGAGCCATAGATTTCATGTCAACTCCAAGTCATAACCTCTTTATGAATTTCATATGTTCCCTTGATAAAAATTTCACCTCATCAACACTCCACCCATAATCCACTCCATTTCACCCATCATCAAAATGTTGTGTAACGGATTATTGGGGTGGGGGGGgtcttgttttttaacaaaataaaatcctgTTTTTCAGTAATTTTATAGACATGAAATGTATGCAATGAGGTGTACTTGTTAATAAATAGActcacattattttgtttctttcatgAAATGGTGGTACACATCATACGTATGAGTCGATGTTTTCCAGGCTATGTAGCAGTATCAATCACTTGCCTGACCTCGCCAGAGGCTTCCTGGAAACAGCAGAGTTCAAGCAGCTTCCAGCAGCAGTGGACAAGATGAGGAGCAGTCTTGGTGAGCTCAAGAATGTCAGGACGAAAGATCAAGATTCACTAATTGACTCCTACAATAACATCATTGCTGAAGTGAAAGCTCTACgtaaaaacattaatacaatCTTGGACCAGCTTGAGAGGAAGACGTTTGAACAGTTGGACCGGATGATGAAAGATTTAGAGAAGTCCATAAAAGATGATTTAGAAACCTGTGCCCAAATGCATGACCAACTCAAGACCATGATTGAGCAGCTCCAGAAGATCACTGGCAAGAACAAGGAGACCAGTTCTTACATTGGGTACAGAAAATGCCAGTCTAAATTGAGTGAAGCCAAGTGTCTCGAGCAAGTAATACGACAGAAGGACGGAATGAAGTTCAAGTCAGATGAAAATATTGTTCCATTTCTTAGAAACCTAAACAACTTTGGCAACATTGAAGGAATTCATGTGAACAAGACTCAGAGTTCTGCTAAATATAGTGTAAAAATAGAGGCGGATGATGCTGTCTGCgatattgtatgtatatgtgaGTTGCCGGGTGGTGAGGTGGTTATTGCAGACTATGCCAACTCTAGAGTGAAGCTATTGAACAGGAAGTACCGTGTCACTGATCACTATAATCTTCCTGGTCGTCCTCTACATTTGTGTCATATAACAGACAATGATGTTGCTGTagcttttttaaacaaaagttcatGGTGTAACGAGGTCCATTTTCTCACATTGACCAGAGGTAAGCTACAAGCAGTGAGAAAGTTCACCACAGATCATGAAACCTGGTCCATTGCGCACCATCAGAGTCAGCTGTTTGTTAGCTCCAATGATGCCATATACCTGTACACAATAGAGGGAACATTCGTAAAGAAGATCTATGAAGCCTATGGTTCTGACTTGCAAATCAAATGTGCTGTCTCTATTGATGGGGAGAGGATTTATGTCATAACTCAAGCTGATTCTAAATTAACAACACTTGATAAAACTGGTCGAGTGCTTTCAACATTAAAAGATGCTGACCTACAAGGACCACATGGATTATGTGTCAGCCCGAGCGgccatgtgtttgtgtgtgggtTCGCGTCTGACACTGTGTTACAGATAGACCATGAGGGAAGACAGAAGCTGGTCACAGTGGCCAGGAAGGTTGATGGCTTGAGTACGCCTCAGTCAGTGTGGTTCAGTGAACAGACCTCCACCTTCTTGGTTGGGAGTTTTGAGAATTacaatataactgttttaaagTCGTGTTGAATTGGACCCTGGTATGCAAAAGAATATGCATATCTTTACTTCGATTGTTAAATTAAGCAGGCTGGCTTTAGTTTTGTCATTGAATGCCAGCATATTTCATACCAGGATTTACTAAGAAAACCAAGACGTGGGTGGACAAGAAATTCGGCAAGCGTACAACTGGGTTGGCGTCAACAATATGGCCATGCATAaggcattttaaaataacttgaaacaAATGTGTTCGACGGCAATACGAGGTGTCGCTTGCAAAACCCCTGTCTTAAGGTTATAAAATTTCCACAATAAACGTCATAAACAGTTTCAGTTTAATGgtgtaatgttttattgttaatatactTTCTATTATGTTTTGTTCTATTCTAATAATATTTGCCAATGGATTTTGCATTCACATTGATTTCATGCTGTTTAGAAACGTTTCATGTTTTGTATTCACACataaagcaattatttttattttttttcattttacttaaTTGTTTCGTTTTTTGATGTTgaagagtttgtttttcatattttatgtttcacatgttgttttcatttttcttattgAACAAGCAGGTGTATATAGTTAAAGTTCATTATTGAGATAGATTATAGTTATCATTGCCAAATCTGTCAAGTCATTCTTCAATTTccgtcaaaccccgttggctcgaacttgatgtaaaggactgatttctttatactgcATGTAATAATTCCCGCTTGACTCGATTTTtccgaggtattttcgccggtccctaagagttcgagccatcggggttcgactataaatattttaagtccTTTTCGATTTTATAAAACAGTAGAATTTATTATaccgttgtttttttctaaaatcagTCTTAAAACACCCTGATAGCGTTGttttatcttaaagctgcactctcacagagtgtacgtattgacaacttttttattttttgtcttggaacgaacaaatttttgcgaaaatgcatggaaaccagttatatacgactgctgacaaaaattagatcgcagatttttatatttaagttcaaaaattgatgtttaatgcattttcttaaaccgttagtaacggtttaagccataaaacattaatttttggaCGGTAATATGAAAATgcacgatctgatttttgtcaacaatcttatattattggtttgcagatatttacgcaaaaaattgctctttccaagacaaaaaatattttttgtaaacatggtATATCttcgagagtgcagctttgaggCCCTTCAGCAATAAGTCTTGGTATATAACTGTACTTTATAAGTTCAGATTGTATTTGGTTGTAATACAATACGATTAGTGAGACGcttgatttaaaaaattgttaggaaattatgtaaatgttgtatatatacttaCCTTTGTCCACCTTCCTAAGCAGCCCTATGCTTTTTTCACAAATGGAACCATTTTCCTATTCattatgtatttcaaacaaatctgACGAATATTCAGgttttaaatatgtgagcacatgatcaaatatttcacgtttaaaagtctTTAACTCAAGTCGTTGTCCTGCACAATCAGCCATTGGTGTCTTATATGTGAATttattcggagctcctcggtcatttttatcgaaaacatcctcggatgtatgccggtatattagtaaaagtagttcgtaaaattatatcattaaatattaattcagtttttaagcttgtatttgttgatctaagattcaattgattgccagtgaattttattattgcaaacataaataagatttccaagagtcaAGTCAGTAATTTTAAcagctaaattaaattactacgcgatctgcTTGCAGcggatttctgacattgtaaaccatccatatacatctcaggttgttttcgataaaaatgg
The DNA window shown above is from Mya arenaria isolate MELC-2E11 chromosome 6, ASM2691426v1 and carries:
- the LOC128238633 gene encoding uncharacterized protein LOC128238633, which codes for MATGVGSFYKGSDLIHDYSCSTCEENDLNTEAQHFCPQCEHYMCDKCVKLHGGYFKKHVVYGRGDIKKWAGFSMDICDQHGNKLEVHCDDHQELCCSVCVALNHRLCSSINHLPDLARGFLETAEFKQLPAAVDKMRSSLGELKNVRTKDQDSLIDSYNNIIAEVKALRKNINTILDQLERKTFEQLDRMMKDLEKSIKDDLETCAQMHDQLKTMIEQLQKITGKNKETSSYIGYRKCQSKLSEAKCLEQVIRQKDGMKFKSDENIVPFLRNLNNFGNIEGIHVNKTQSSAKYSVKIEADDAVCDIVCICELPGGEVVIADYANSRVKLLNRKYRVTDHYNLPGRPLHLCHITDNDVAVAFLNKSSWCNEVHFLTLTRGKLQAVRKFTTDHETWSIAHHQSQLFVSSNDAIYLYTIEGTFVKKIYEAYGSDLQIKCAVSIDGERIYVITQADSKLTTLDKTGRVLSTLKDADLQGPHGLCVSPSGHVFVCGFASDTVLQIDHEGRQKLVTVARKVDGLSTPQSVWFSEQTSTFLVGSFENYNITVLKSC